One genomic region from Cucumis melo cultivar AY chromosome 9, USDA_Cmelo_AY_1.0, whole genome shotgun sequence encodes:
- the LOC103482634 gene encoding uncharacterized protein LOC103482634 has product MAWVKSLQCKSRAFEDVYHPTPKNLIPSASCRKSVQSLKDVVETTKSKHKKPKHSPPEKKPVSKNPRLAKSEPGSTPCSRPRMSVSSRPLIRADDLIFPAVSELPEGHHSRSVVEIIFHTSWSPKAFTGRIEMIFKVQNGSKTVARFEEYREMVKAKAAMGCPADEENARCVADGNEVMRFHCMGPTSDSAKYDGCGGAWSFPGMRGLSSTAAICTFAGSGVAHENAGGGRGRRAMLVCRVIAGRVSKQVVKPDPFVEGRVGLDSVSGDNGELLVFDSRAVLPCFLIIYKL; this is encoded by the coding sequence ATGGCGTGGGTCAAATCCCTTCAGTGCAAATCCAGAGCCTTCGAAGACGTTTATCATCCAACCCCTAAAAATCTAATCCCCAGCGCCAGTTGCCGCAAAAGCGTTCAGAGTCTCAAGGACGTCGTCGAAACCACCAAATCGAAGCACAAAAAGCCCAAACACTCCCCGCCGGAGAAAAAACCGGTTTCCAAAAACCCAAGGCTCGCCAAATCGGAACCCGGTTCGACTCCCTGTTCCCGGCCCAGAATGAGCGTTTCCTCCCGTCCGTTAATCAGGGCTGACGATCTTATCTTTCCGGCGGTGTCGGAGTTGCCGGAGGGGCACCATTCCCGGAGTGTGGTTGAGATAATCTTCCACACGAGTTGGAGTCCGAAGGCGTTTACAGGTCGGATCGAAATGATTTTCAAGGTCCAGAATGGGTCCAAGACGGTGGCTCGGTTTGAAGAGTATCGGGAAATGGTTAAGGCTAAGGCGGCGATGGGATGTCCCGCCGACGAGGAGAATGCGCGTTGTGTCGCCGATGGGAACGAGGTCATGAGGTTTCACTGCATGGGTCCAACTTCCGACTCGGCAAAATACGACGGATGCGGCGGCGCGTGGAGTTTCCCTGGAATGAGAGGGTTGTCATCGACGGCAGCGATTTGCACGTTCGCCGGAAGTGGAGTGGCTCACGAGAACGCCGGCGGCGGGAGAGGGAGAAGAGCGATGTTGGTATGTCGGGTCATCGCAGGTCGGGTATCGAAGCAAGTGGTGAAACCCGACCCGTTTGTGGAAGGCCGAGTTGGACTGGACTCAGTGAGTGGGGATAATGGCGAGTTACTGGTGTTCGACTCGCGTGCGGTTCTTCCTTGTTTCCTCATCATCTACAAattgtaa
- the LOC103482635 gene encoding adenine phosphoribosyltransferase 3-like: MSAYRDEDPRIHGIRTKIRVVPDFPQPGIMFQDITTLLLDPKAFKDTIDLFVERYKGKNISVVAGIEARGFIFGPPIALAIGAKFIPLRKPRKLPGEVISEKYILEYGSDCLEMHVGAVKPHERALVVDDLIATGGTLCAAMNLLERAGAEVIECACVIELPVLKGRERLNDKPLFVLVEYQ; encoded by the exons ATGTCAGCTTACAGAGACGAAGATCCTCGCATCCATGGCATCAGGACTAAGATTCGTGTTGTCCCTGATTTCCCTCAACCAG GTATCATGTTCCAAGACATAACCACTCTGTTACTCGACCCCAAAGCTTTCAAAGATACTATTGATTTGTTCGTCGAGCGATACAAAGGGAAAAACATTTCGGTTGTTGCAG GAATTGAAGCTCGAGGTTTTATATTTGGCCCTCCAATTGCATTGGCTATAGGAGCAAAATTTATCCCTTTAAGGAAACCAAGGAAGCTACCTG GAGAAGTTATTTCTGAAAAGTACATATTAGAATATGGAAGTGATTGCCTTGAGATGCATGTTGGAGCTGTCAAACCACATGAACGGGCCTTGGTGGTGGACGACTTGATTGCGACTGGTGGCACTCTCTGTGCAGCTATGAATTTACTTG AACGTGCTGGAGCTGAAGTAATTGAATGTGCTTGCGTCATTGAATTGCCAGTTTTAAAG GGTCGGGAGCGATTGAACGATAAGCCATTGTTTGTCCTAGTGGAGTACCAATAA